AGAATGAATTTTCAAGGGTGTTGCTCAGTCTCCATGACAAAACGTATCTGCTGTACCAGTCCATGACTGCCGTTAAATACACAAAGCCATTTCCGATTTTAATATACGTGATATCAGTAGACCATACCTGGTCAGGCCTTTCTATTCTGACTTCCCGCAATAAATATGGATAAATTTTATGTGTTTTGTCCCTCCTTGATAGTTGGGGTTTAGGGTAAATGGCCTCTATTCTCATCAGCTGCATCAACCGCCGAACACGTTTCCGGTTCACATTATAACCGAGTGTGTTCAAATAGGCCACCAGCCTTCGGTTGCCATAGAAAGGTGTCTTGGTATGCTGGCGGTCAATCAGATCCATCAGGCAAAGCGTGTATGGATCTATCGGCTTCGGTGTATAATAAAGCGCTCCTTTTGAAACTTCCAGCAGCTCACACTGCCTGTTAATACTGAGTTTCTGGTGATTTTTGTCAATTAATTGCCGTCGTTCAGGAATTGATTGTATCAACCTTTTTTTTTAACCAGTCATTTTCAACTTTGAGCTGACCGATCTGCTGATACAATTGATTTACCAGGTCTTTTTCGTCATTTTTCTTCCGTTGTTTATGATTGGTAAAAACTTCCGGCAGCCCCTCCAAGGCTTCCTTCTTCCACCTGGTGAGCAATGAACGGTGAATTTCAAATTTTCTGGCTAATTCTGCCACAGTTTCCTGTTCCCGTATCATTGCCAAGGCAACTTTGGTTTTAAATTTTCCGCTGTAACTTTTTTTCATGGACCTCCTTTTTTCGAGTCAATTTGAACCTGGTTTAACACCAGAAATGTCTCTATGCAAGTGGTTCAAATTTTGGGGACCATTATAGTTGGCCTTTCAGAAACAGAACAACTTGCCTCTGCCGACCGGATCAAGCGCAGCTACATCTGGCGCGTCGCCATGGCCAGCATACTGGTGGCCGTGATCGCGGCCCTGCTCGGCCGGTTGAGCTGGCAGCTCCAGAAGTCGCGCGCGCGTGTCATGGAAGCGCAGGCCGAACACGCGCGGAACGTCGAATATCTCGCCTATCACGACAATCTCACGGGTCTGCCGAACCGGGCCCTGTTCAGCCGGCTTCTTTACCGTCAAATACAGCACGCACACCGTTATAAAAAACAGCTGGCGTTGATGTTTCTCGACCTTGACCGCTTCAAGGAAATCAATGACTCGCTCGGCCATGAGGCGGGCGACGATTTACTCAAGAAAATGGGCAGACGGCTCGGGGAATCCCTGCGGGAAAGTGACCTGGTTGCGCGGCTGGGAGGGGACGAGTTTATAATACTGCTCCCCGAAATTACTGAGGAAACCCAGGTGACCACGGTTGCCGGAAAAATTCTGGCAGCCGTGGCAAAGCCTTTTACACTTGCTGAACAGGAGTTTCGCATCACAATCAGTATCGGCATTGCCATGTTTCCGGCCGATGGTGAAGATGAACAGACACTGATGAAAAATGCCGATATTGCCATGTATCACGCAAAAGAGGGAGGAAAAAACAGCTTCCGGTTCTACTCCGAAAAGCTGAACACGGACTCGCTGGAACGACTCTCCCTGGAATCGGGCCTGCGCAACGCCCTGGAAAACAATGAATTCCGCCTTTTTTACCAGAGCAAGCAGGACATGGCCACGGGCCGCATGACCGGCATAGAGGCGCTGCTGCGATGGCAGCATCCCGATCTCGGTTTGATCCCGCCGATGCAGTTTATCCCCCTGGCCGAAGAAAACGGGCTCATCATTCCCATCGGGCGCTGGGTGTTCAAAACCGCCTGCCGTCAGAACCTTGCATGGCAAGCCCAGGGATTTCCAAAATTGAGTATGGCCGTGAACATCTCCAGGCGGCAGTTCTTTGATGAAGATTTCTTAAAGGACGTCGGGGACGCGCTGCAGGAAAGCCAAATGGCACCCGAGCTGCTCGAACTGGAAATCACGGAGTCCGTTCTCATGCACGACATGGACAGAACGATCGGAATTCTCAAGGAGTTGAAACAGATGGGGGTCCGCGTAGCGATCGATGATTTCGGTACGGGGTATTCATCACTGTCCAAATTAAGGGAGTTCCCGCTTGACACCCTTAAAATCGACGGCTCGTTCATTCAGAATATGATTCCTCACGCTGAAATCAAAAATTTGACCACGGCCCTTATTGATCTGGGCAGAAGCCTGGGTTTCACCGTGGTCGCAGAAGGCGTGGAGTCCAAGGAACAGGCGGATCTTCTTAGAACCCATTCCTGCGACCAGTTCCAGGGTTTCTACATAAACAAACCAATGCCGCCCGAGGAGTTCACCTTGAACTGGACAACCGGGTGACCGAAGTCCTGGAATACATTTGTTTGACATC
The window above is part of the Desulfotignum phosphitoxidans DSM 13687 genome. Proteins encoded here:
- a CDS encoding IS3 family transposase (programmed frameshift), which encodes MKKSYSGKFKTKVALAMIREQETVAELARKFEIHRSLLTRWKKEALEGLPEVFTNHKQRKKNDEKDLVNQLYQQIGQLKVENDWLKKKVDTIKIPERRQLIDKNHQKLSINRQCELLEVSKGALYYTPKPIDPYTLCLMDLIDRQHTKTPFYGNRRLVAYLNTLGYNVNRKRVRRLMQLMRIEAIYPKPQLSRRDKTHKIYPYLLREVRIERPDQVWSTDITYIKIGNGFVYLTAVMDWYSRYVLSWRLSNTLENSFCVEALEESLVISQPEIFNTDQGSQYTAINFLTVLEKRNILISMDSKGRALDNVFVERLWRAVKYEDVYLKDYQTMNDAYRSLKAYMNFYNNERLHQSLKYGVPRASYPKACATVSL
- a CDS encoding putative bifunctional diguanylate cyclase/phosphodiesterase → MQVVQILGTIIVGLSETEQLASADRIKRSYIWRVAMASILVAVIAALLGRLSWQLQKSRARVMEAQAEHARNVEYLAYHDNLTGLPNRALFSRLLYRQIQHAHRYKKQLALMFLDLDRFKEINDSLGHEAGDDLLKKMGRRLGESLRESDLVARLGGDEFIILLPEITEETQVTTVAGKILAAVAKPFTLAEQEFRITISIGIAMFPADGEDEQTLMKNADIAMYHAKEGGKNSFRFYSEKLNTDSLERLSLESGLRNALENNEFRLFYQSKQDMATGRMTGIEALLRWQHPDLGLIPPMQFIPLAEENGLIIPIGRWVFKTACRQNLAWQAQGFPKLSMAVNISRRQFFDEDFLKDVGDALQESQMAPELLELEITESVLMHDMDRTIGILKELKQMGVRVAIDDFGTGYSSLSKLREFPLDTLKIDGSFIQNMIPHAEIKNLTTALIDLGRSLGFTVVAEGVESKEQADLLRTHSCDQFQGFYINKPMPPEEFTLNWTTG